tgggccctcccccatcaagcactaattaagaaaatgccctacaggcttcaCTACATCCTCATTTTAgggaggcattttttcaattgaggcttcctccttgccggtgactctagcttgtgtcacgtTGACATTAATTAGCCAGCACAAACACTAAACAGTATTGAAGGGAGATTATATTATCCCTGGGTACCACAAAGGGACATATAAAAAGAACCAGGAGAATTAGCTATGAAAAGCAAAGAAGTTGAAATGGAGAGTGTAATACATGAACttaatagatgaatggatgaaacTTCAGAACACACATCAGACTGAAAGACCAGGTTGAGATCTGTCATgggactggtgaggtggctcagtgggtaaatgctcctgctgccaagcctgccaacttgagtttgattcccagaacctgcatggcagaaggaaggaaccaactcatgcaagttgtcctttgacctccacactcatTGGCATGcagatgtacacatgtgtgtgcacacgtgtgttcAGAAAGTACATGTGAAAACAGTTATTAAAATTGAAGACTGTCAGAAGGAAGATGGacaaatatctatctatctatctatctatctatctatctatctatctatctgtctgtctgtctgtcttagttaaggtttctattgctgtgaagagacactatgaccacagcaactcttaataaagaaaaacatttaattgtggtggctcatttacagttcagaggtttagtctattatcatcatgactggaagcaaggcagcatgcaggcagacatagtgctggagctgagagttcttacatcttggctcataggcaacaggaagtggtcgtCTCACTGAGTATGACTTGAGCACATGtaagacctcaaagtctgcctccatagtgacacacttcctccaacaagaccacacctaactccaacaaggccataacagtgggggccattttctttcaaacaaccacattccactccctcaCTCCCAAAGACTTCTAGCCATAtaataatgcaaaaatacattcagtccaaTTTctaaagtccccatagtctataatagtctcaaacttatttacaagtctaaagttcaaagtctcttctgagattcatgcctTCTCTTAACTGTTATCACCTATaaaaagatcaaaataaaaaaagcagatcacatacttccaacataaatggcacaggatatacatttaCAATTctaaaatgtagggaagggagaatagtgaggaaatgctggaccaaGGCAAGACTGAAAAACAGCTAGACAAACTCCAAATACTGCATCTcgatgtctgatgtcaaaacactcttcggATCTCCAACTCATCTTTCTTGACTGCAatgtacttctttctcttgggctagttccacttcctgttattagctctccttggcaggtgtCTCACAGCTCTTGACATTACCAACATCTTGAGaattccaaggcaatccaggcttcaacttcacaatttcatgcaatggcctctctaggcctccattcagggacactcctgacaTATGCCTGGTCTCAGCAGTTTTCCTTAGTggtggaggcaaattccatagccccGTTCTTCTACCCTTAACTCCAGAATCaggtggccaaagctgccaagttctgctgcttgctagggctggaacatggcccccttattcaattacatcttcaccagctttctgtttttttttttttttttttttttttttttttgtggtttccttcactgcctaagcttggctgtccttgaacttgctctgtagaccaggctggcctcaaactcagagatccaccagcttctgctttctgagtgctgggattaaagttgtgcaccaccacacctggctctaagcttttctttctttctttcttttttttttttttttcccacaaattggaaacttagctgggtgggatgttgccctgaggtcaccactccctttatttcattccttaatctgtttatctccttgactacaagatttagctccattctacttcctgctgctccttttctcctcagcttgctccttttcattataaatctttataatgaccagggcaactcaattaaagaaaacatttaattgtggtggctcatttacagttcagaggtctggtccattatcatcatggcaggaagcaaggcagcattcaggcagacatggtactagagaaggagttgagagttcttgTGTCTTGactcataggcaacaggaagtggtctgtctcaacTGGGCATGGCATGagaatatatgagaccttaaagccctcctccacagtgacacacttcctctaacaagaccacacctactccaacaaggccactcctcttAATAATGcctctccctttggggaccattttctttcaaaccaccacactatccatctgtctgtctgtctgtctatctatgtatatatctatctatctatccatccatctatccatccatccatccatccatccatccattcattcattttttattatgtatacagtgctttgTCTTCATGGCCAgtagagggcgccagatcccattacagatggttgtaagccaccatgtggttgctgggaagtgaactcaggacctctggaagagcaaccagtgctcttaaccactgagccatctctccagcccctccagtgaACTTTTAAGgacagaaaatttaaaagctCATAGAGCCCTAGGTCAGatcccacacaaaataaaaaggaatgatgaccactgaactttttcTTATAGCTTTTCTTAtactttttcttaactttttctgTACTCTCTGGAAAATAACAGTGGGGTGAGATTTTGAGTACCTGTTTCTGTTTCCACATCACAAATTATTTCCAAACTTAGTGGCTTATAGACACCTTCCACTTTGGGTTTAGCTGACTGACTCTTGTTCATGGTATTGAAGGAGGCTGCTTCAGTGTTCATCTGGGGGACAAACTCCTCAGGATGGCCTCACTCAGTGCCTGGTACCTTTATGAGGAAGACTGCAGGACCAGCTCCCCCAGGAATGTCTGCTAGATGTCTACATGTGGCTTGTGTACTTTCTGGCACAGTGGCTGCAGGATATCTGGGCTTTGTACCTAGAGGCTGGTTTCTCTGAGAGATGTGGGGATGacagctctttgtgtgtgtgtttgtgcatgcgtGGGCACAAAATGTGCACCATGGCCACATTCTGaccatgtgtggtggtcagaagacacATGTAGGAGTCtgttatctccttccaccatatggatgcaaggactgaactcaggtcatcaagatTGGTGGCCTGTAGTatatccactgaaccatttcactgGCTCTTCAcgttattttttgagataagatctctcactgaatctgaaactTACCTTTTCACTGGACTAGCTGGCTAGTGATCCCCAGTGACCTATCCATCTCTGTTCTctaatgctggggttatagccaTGCCTAATTTTTACCTGGGTGTtatggatttgaactcaggtcttcttggttgatcttacctgctgaaccatcttttccGCCTTGGCCACAGCATGTGTTATAACCTAGCCTTGGATGTCCCCACTTATGACTTTCTCCACATTCTTTTGGTCAAATAAGTCACCAGGTAAGCCCATAACTAAAGGAGTAAGATTTAGACATTGTCCCTTAACAGGAGATACAGCAAAGGATGTGTGGGAGTCTACCACAGTTAATGTTTGTAGACAGTGAAGGAAAGGCTCTTTGAACCTAGGTATTCCAATGGATCAAGCTGCCATTCAACTTTGAGAACATGAAGAACATTCTGAGGCTCGAAGGACTGTAGGTGCTGAAGGACCTGTGCTGTGAGCAGTTTTGGTTAAAGTATTTAAGTCAGGCGCAGGGGATTTCATAAGGTGTTAGAAGAGATAGATGGATGAAATAAGCTTGGTCAGACCTCTTCAATGTCAAAAATTGTTAATgaacttgaggttggggatgtgctcagtggtagaacatgtgcTCAGTATTCAGGAGGTCCTAGGTTCCAACCCTAGTACAACAAATAAGCAGTTAACTAgcccagaacaaaagaaaagagaaacaaacaaacaaacaaacaaacaaaacaaaacaaaacaaaaaaatctgggTGATCAGTCTGGTATCAAATGTAGAAAATTTTGTCATGATGAAGGTTGGAAGGACAGGATGAGCAAGGGGCCTTGAGAGTTCATTAAATATCTTCTCTTATGGGATGAGGGAGATGCAGACTCAAGCTAGAAATGAATTTaataaaccaaaccaagccaagtCCGAAAATAATCTGGGTATGTAGTACCCTGacaatcaggaagctgaggcaggaggatcacaaactTGAGACCAGTCCTGGCTATGAGCTATATATAGCAAACCCTTGTCTTAAAATACCCAATCTAACCCAACcctttcccacccacccacccacacactccACCCCTAGGCCCCAGCCCCACACAagaatgaacattaaaaaaagagagagagaaatcagaacaGAGGTTATTCACACGGGAGGAGTGAGTGACTTGCCCACGGTCACTCAGCCACTCTGATATCAGAACCCTGCATGAATGAAGCACTGTCACAGAGTGGAGATGTCTGTGCTGTAAACTCACTTGCAAGAGGATCCAAGGACATGCCTCTACTCACTCAATGTTGTTTTCTCCACTTCTGTTGTCTCCTTTGTTGCAGGctgtgaatggatggatggagggcCTTCCCTTGTATTTGAGCCCAGAGCTGTGAGCCACTTGGTCACATGGCAGGATGGCCGTTGTCACTCTGGTTTCCTGGCTTCTCTGCCCAAGCCAGCATCCCATCTCAGTGTGGCCACGGGATTTGGCTGTGCAACCatcttctggcttttgaaaaaCAGGTCTGACAACTGTTCTTTGAATCAGCATGTGATTTCTGGGGTGCGAATAGGGACTATATCTCTAGCTAGTCAGCATTTCTCTACCTGCTGCCCCGTGCCTTGAGTGTGGCCTGGCACAAGGTGGAGTCACAAGGTTCATGTTTGGTCTAGAATGGTTCCATTTGTGGAGGCTCACCATTGGATATCTGGTTTTAAACCAGGACaagatgggggtggaggtggggtagaaagggagagagagacagaaaaagcaagACTTATCAAGGTGAGTTCAGAGTGGGGTCAGGGTTGTAGGGGACAGGGCTATGATCTTCTTCCCTGGGTATAGTGCTTCTTCCCCCAAGTTCCTTCCCTTGGGGCAGGCTTGGGATAGCTTTATCTAGAGTGGCTGGGGCAGCCTTTCCCAGGGAGTCACTGTATCGACAGTATGTGAGGTTGTGGCTGTGCCCCAGCTGTGCCATGTCTAGTCCCCTCTGTTCACAGCTGGGTACATCATGAGCTTCCATATCCTCATTCTATCGTGCCAAACTGTTTTTGGTATGCCAAACAGCCCGGAGTTCCTGAAGTCCTATGATGCAGCTGGCACCATTCAAGACTACGTGGTTGCCATGCTGTGTGGCTTGCCAAGGCCCCTGATGTCTGACCAGAATGCAGCTAGCTGGGGCTATTTCAACACCCAGAGCCAAAGGTGGAACTTGGAGATGTGAGTATGGCCTCATGGGTGGATCCAGAGGGGTGGTGTCTGGAGGGAGAACTTCACTCTGCCCTGTATTTTAAAGAGTAGGGACAGAGACTATCTGCCAGAGGGATGCTTTCGACTTCATTCTACACAAACGTTTGCTTTTCAGGTACAGAACTCCAGGGCCCTGTAAGTTTGCTTCCCTCAGGGCCTCCAATTTTGAACCTTGGCatacagttaagagcacatggtAGTTCAGGTAAAGACCTTTGTGGTTTGCTCCATGCATCCGTCACTAACCATGAGCAATGGATGCATGCAGTGTTCACGAGGCCACTGGGCCTGCTTTGGTTTGGAATGTGCTAACCAGCTCTAATGGTTCTGGGGCCCTGGTGTTCCCTTTGCTGAAGGTTTGTGTCCCCTTCAAACACACAGGTATTGATTGGAATGCCCTTGAAGTCTGGCCCAtctctaacccccccccccccccccccccccgcttccaTTCTCCTCTTCTATTTATCTCTACCTCTTTCTGATGGCTGCTGTTGAGACGGGttaccccccatccccactccatGGTGAATCTCAAGTTTTTGTTCACTGTCTACAAAACCCAAACTCATGACTTTAAAAATGCCAGAGACGTTTTGTGATAACACTTCATTCTGCTGTCCCTTCTGCTCTGTGTAAGCTGTAGCACTGTTTCCATGAACCGGGAAAATccacatggccaaacaccccagGAACTCTAGGGCTCACTTTTGTTTTGCAGCCTGGAAGAGGCAGGCTTTCCTGTGCACCTGCTCCCCGACattgcagagccaggcagcatgGCAGGCAGAACCTCTCACACGTGGTTTGACATCCCAAAGGGCACACAGGTGGGCGTAGCCCTGGGTGATTTACAAGCCTCTGTCTATTCCTGCATGGGCCAAAGGACTGATGCAGGTGAGTTTGCCTCTTGTTCCCTCCTTAGACTTAGGCTGCTGTCTCCTCAGTACCAGCTCTGACCCAGGGTCTGTGACCCACAGTGTAGCCGCAGGCTCAGCACCCCATGAAGATGGAAACACCTTCATCCCTGCGGGGGATCCTCTGCTTGGGAAGCTGACAGATCTCAGAGTTCTGTCCCCTTGCATTAATCCCACTAGGGCTAGGAGAGGGAGAaggctctctttttctttctatatacTCCATGACCAAGAAAATGGAGATTAGCTGGAACCATGGCTCACtggcagagtacttgcccagcatgcacaaggccatgggttctgttctcagcatgaGGGATGAGGCAAGAGGAGGGGACTAGAGCTGTTATTGTGTCAACAAAAGTTATATTAATGTACTTCTAAGTGTAGAACCCTTCCTGTCAGGACGTAGTCtccatttggtttctttttaagaatCTGTAAAACCTAAGGACATGTGAAGTGGTGCAGACCCATTGGAAAACAGTCCGTGAGTCCCGACAAGTTAAATGAGGAGTTACCATAGGACCTGATGATTCTGGTCCTGGAGACACAGCAGGAGAACTAGAACACGTGTGTCTGCGCAATCACTCCAACCCCATAGTTCATGCAGGCACTGTTCACTACAGCCCCGagtggaaacaacccaaatggaGTGTGGAAACTGTGGGCCATCTATACTGTTAAAAGGGATGGAAGAACTTCCTGTGAGTATTACAATGTGAAGAATTCCTAGGATACAAGTGTGCAACACCATGACTAGCTTTCCCTCACCCCTAAAAGCCAGGATATTGAATATACCAGGGTAACAATGCTGTAGCTGAATGCCACAGGCCGGGAATTTATAAAGGGAAAGGTTTATCCAGCTCTAGAGGTTTGTCAGCACAGCGTTGAGGTCCACATCTAGTCTTGAGCTTTGTGGCAGATCGAGGCATGATGTCatacaggaagacagagaaactaAACAGGGGGAGCTCGTCTTCTGAATAGTGCTTCTCTCACCCTAACCCACAAATCCACTCATCAACGAGCCGGCTGACCCAACTGGAACATTCCTGCTGATTGCCCTGCTTAGCCTCATAATGGAACTGAATCCTGTCATGAGTTTGGATGAGAACTTTCTAGTCATAGCAAGTCCTCCTTTCCTGGGGTGGTTGGATTCTCTGGTTCCGTGGGCAGGGTTGGTGGGGTCCCTTCCCTGGACTCCAACCCCGAGCCTAGAGGCAGGTGGGGCACATGCTGCTTCTGGCTTATAGCCTTGCTAGAAGGTTTGATGTGGCACAGcacaaaggttttttgtttgttttttgttttttttatttctttagtggctgtttttgcttttgttgtttccAATTGCCTAACAGATGAAGAGATTGGATGCTGACTTCAGTTTGGTTTCTAAACCTGCTAGTTCTGAAAAGTAGTGAACTATTGCCCCTGTTTTACTTTAttagacttattttatttattagtgcaTTACTTATTAGACTGAGTTCAGCACACACTTGGTGGGGACAATTGGCTATGCCTCTTAAATAAATACTCTCCAAGAATGCACACACTTTGAACACAAGCACATTGTGCCCCCTGCTCTGTTATGGTGTTTAATGATATGTGATCCTGAGTTAGCCCTGCAGGGCTAAGCTCTGCTGTCTTTGTGCAGTGCTCAACATCAGCACCTCTGTCCAGCTGGCAGCCTCCATGCCTGTGGGATTCCAGCCGCTGCAGACTCCGGATCCTGCAGTCCCGGTC
Above is a window of Onychomys torridus chromosome 8, mOncTor1.1, whole genome shotgun sequence DNA encoding:
- the Shpk gene encoding sedoheptulokinase → MASRPVTLGIDLGTTSVKAALLEAAPDQPAGFVVLASCTRAARAETESAAAGPQGREQDVTRIIQALNECLDALPRQQLQRVGAIGVSGQMHGILFWKAGQGCEWMDGGPSLVFEPRAVSHLVTWQDGRCHSGFLASLPKPASHLSVATGFGCATIFWLLKNSPEFLKSYDAAGTIQDYVVAMLCGLPRPLMSDQNAASWGYFNTQSQRWNLEMYRTPGPCKFASLRASNFEPWHTVKSTW